A part of Sulfurimonas sp. HSL-1716 genomic DNA contains:
- a CDS encoding diguanylate cyclase, with amino-acid sequence MKKQNSFAQEKSFERFSAYINSSSFIFLSWELDTQWNVNYISQSISQFGYTQEEFLNKEKRYEQIIYHEDVDRVVMELETHKSSDVDCFNQIYRIVTAEGDIKWVDVHTVVERNSAGEVANFLGIVKDITKEKFQSLINDTSNYSLKELYSMNILAQAVKQTDDMVLITNHEGVIIFVNDALLKHSGYTLEETIDQTPRIFKSEEHSKSFYKNFWDTILQGKTYHGVFKNRKKNGTIYHEAETVTPITDEKSNIKYFVATGKDISDRIALENELHRQATIDLLTGVYNRQKFVKEIENELDRLKRYNNKFALIMIDIDHFKDINDTYGHDAGDKILKEICDVIGIKIRKSDTFARWGGEEFMLITPGLSEQEVFTFAERIRLSVASSVFDGIDHITISLGITLPKEEDTLKDIFKRVDEALYHAKHNGRNQVHFI; translated from the coding sequence ATGAAAAAACAAAACAGTTTTGCACAAGAAAAGAGTTTTGAACGATTTAGCGCTTATATCAACTCCTCTTCATTCATTTTTTTGTCATGGGAATTGGATACGCAGTGGAACGTAAATTACATATCGCAAAGTATTAGTCAGTTCGGTTACACGCAAGAAGAGTTCTTAAATAAAGAGAAGCGGTATGAACAGATAATCTACCATGAAGATGTCGACCGTGTCGTCATGGAACTTGAAACACACAAAAGCAGCGACGTGGATTGCTTTAATCAGATATACCGTATCGTCACCGCCGAGGGCGACATAAAATGGGTGGACGTCCATACGGTGGTCGAAAGAAATTCGGCAGGAGAGGTCGCCAATTTTCTCGGGATCGTCAAAGATATAACAAAAGAGAAGTTTCAAAGCCTTATCAACGATACTTCGAACTACTCTCTAAAAGAGCTTTACAGCATGAATATCTTGGCTCAGGCGGTAAAACAAACAGACGACATGGTCTTGATCACCAACCATGAGGGCGTCATCATATTCGTAAACGACGCGCTCTTGAAACATTCGGGATATACGCTGGAAGAAACGATCGATCAGACTCCTCGGATATTTAAATCCGAAGAACACAGCAAATCGTTTTACAAAAACTTTTGGGACACCATCCTTCAGGGCAAGACCTACCACGGCGTGTTCAAAAACAGAAAAAAGAACGGAACGATCTATCATGAGGCCGAAACGGTAACTCCTATCACGGATGAAAAATCGAACATAAAATATTTTGTAGCTACTGGAAAAGATATCTCCGACAGGATCGCTTTGGAGAACGAACTGCACAGACAAGCTACCATCGATCTGCTGACAGGCGTTTACAACAGGCAAAAGTTCGTAAAAGAGATAGAAAACGAACTGGATAGATTAAAACGTTATAATAATAAATTCGCTCTTATTATGATAGATATCGATCATTTTAAAGATATCAACGACACCTACGGTCATGACGCCGGAGACAAGATATTAAAAGAGATATGCGACGTCATCGGTATAAAGATCCGTAAAAGCGATACTTTCGCCAGATGGGGAGGAGAAGAGTTCATGCTTATAACTCCGGGGTTGTCCGAACAAGAAGTATTCACATTCGCAGAACGTATCAGACTGAGTGTGGCGTCGTCTGTTTTTGACGGCATAGACCATATCACCATCAGTCTGGGCATAACGCTGCCAAAAGAGGAGGATACGCTCAAAGATATTTTCAAACGCGTGGACGAAGCGCTTTATCACGCCAAACACAACGGACGCAACCAAGTCCATTTTATTTAA